The following are encoded in a window of Lichenicola cladoniae genomic DNA:
- a CDS encoding GGDEF domain-containing protein, producing the protein MTEDTPRDALIGIGNRRHLDDSLRTLGMLDSREYVIVMIDLDHFKSINDRFFHVVGNKVLVRIAQEIVAGSRPGDLAARYSGEEFVLVMSDIDDTAARTVCDRICRAIHVIDWSFYSSDLTLTASLGLASSTEVSGGPLDVLSLADRYLYLAKQAGRDCVMGADPRPAS; encoded by the coding sequence CTGACCGAGGACACGCCGCGCGACGCACTGATCGGTATCGGCAACCGCCGTCACCTCGATGACAGCTTGCGGACTCTCGGTATGCTGGACAGCCGGGAATACGTGATCGTCATGATCGACTTGGACCATTTCAAATCGATCAACGACCGCTTTTTCCATGTCGTCGGCAACAAGGTTCTGGTCAGGATCGCACAGGAGATTGTCGCGGGCAGCCGGCCCGGCGATCTGGCGGCGCGCTACAGTGGCGAGGAGTTCGTCCTGGTGATGTCCGACATCGACGACACGGCAGCCCGGACCGTCTGCGACCGGATCTGCCGCGCCATCCATGTCATCGATTGGAGCTTCTATTCATCGGACCTTACGCTGACCGCGAGCCTTGGCTTGGCGTCCTCCACCGAGGTATCCGGCGGTCCGCTCGACGTTCTGTCTCTTGCCGACCGCTACCTCTACCTCGCCAAGCAGGCCGGCCGGGATTGCGTCATGGGAGCCGACCCGCGACCTGCGTCGTGA
- the treF gene encoding alpha,alpha-trehalase TreF, translated as MAGQVAHRFRLFAGGYLPYAAILCVSLLCGTAIAETVSRVPAHTATAPAPVVLQPPSILFGELYREVEMQRVFPDQKTFADAIPRRAPDAIMADYRAESTKPGFTLTSFVAANFSLPRLRQIGFRPQVMQPITDYISEMWAVLTRTPDATEPFSSLLPLRYPYVVPGGRFTEIYYWDSYFTMLGLEQDGRHDIATDMIRNMASLIDRYGHIPNGNRTYYLSRSEPPFFACMIDLMAVHDGNQAYLTYLPELQREYDYWMEGEATLRPGEAHRHLVRLADGTLLNRYWDDRDVPRDESYREDVETAKASGRPPAEIYRELRAGGETGWDFSSRWLGDGKTLATIRVTHLLPIDLNSLIAHMEQTLSYAYALKGDAAASARYETRADTRIAAIRRLMWDEQSGTFTDYDWTQAKRTGQVTAAMTVPLFFHLATAAQGRRIADLIRAQLLKPGGLTTSLERNGQQWDSPNGWAPMQWMTVMGLRGYGENELAGMIAQRWIEREVAAYAQSGVLLEKYNVRTVEADATAGGGGEYPLQVGFGWTNGVLVSLMHLYPRNTQASLDAHPKAAVRP; from the coding sequence ATGGCAGGCCAGGTCGCGCACCGCTTCCGCCTCTTCGCCGGTGGCTACCTGCCATACGCCGCAATCCTGTGCGTCTCCCTGCTGTGTGGCACAGCAATCGCGGAAACCGTATCGCGCGTCCCGGCGCATACCGCGACAGCGCCGGCGCCGGTCGTGCTGCAACCGCCGTCGATCCTGTTCGGCGAACTCTATCGCGAGGTCGAGATGCAGCGCGTGTTCCCCGACCAGAAGACCTTTGCCGACGCGATCCCGCGACGGGCGCCCGATGCGATCATGGCCGACTACCGTGCCGAGAGCACAAAGCCCGGCTTCACGCTGACTTCGTTCGTCGCGGCGAATTTCAGCCTGCCGCGTCTGCGACAAATCGGGTTCCGGCCGCAGGTCATGCAGCCGATCACCGACTATATATCCGAGATGTGGGCGGTGCTGACGCGCACGCCGGATGCCACGGAACCGTTCTCGTCGCTGCTGCCGCTCCGTTATCCCTATGTCGTTCCCGGCGGACGTTTCACCGAGATCTATTACTGGGACAGCTACTTCACCATGCTTGGGCTCGAGCAGGACGGCCGGCACGACATCGCCACCGACATGATCCGCAACATGGCGTCGCTGATCGACCGCTACGGCCACATCCCGAACGGCAACCGCACCTATTACCTGAGCCGGTCCGAGCCGCCCTTCTTCGCCTGCATGATCGACCTCATGGCGGTGCATGACGGCAACCAGGCCTACCTCACCTATCTGCCGGAGTTGCAGCGCGAGTACGACTACTGGATGGAAGGCGAGGCAACGTTGCGTCCGGGCGAGGCGCACCGTCATCTGGTGAGGCTCGCCGACGGCACGTTGCTCAATCGCTACTGGGACGATCGCGACGTGCCGAGGGACGAATCCTATCGCGAGGATGTCGAGACGGCCAAGGCAAGCGGACGCCCGCCTGCCGAAATTTACCGCGAGCTGCGCGCCGGCGGCGAGACCGGCTGGGACTTCAGTTCGCGCTGGCTGGGCGACGGCAAGACGCTGGCGACCATACGCGTGACCCATCTGCTGCCGATCGATCTCAACAGCCTGATCGCGCATATGGAACAGACCCTTTCCTATGCCTATGCGCTGAAGGGCGACGCGGCCGCGTCGGCCCGCTACGAGACCCGTGCGGACACGCGTATCGCCGCGATCCGGCGCCTGATGTGGGACGAGCAGTCCGGGACGTTCACCGACTATGACTGGACCCAGGCAAAACGCACCGGGCAGGTCACCGCGGCAATGACGGTGCCGCTGTTCTTCCATCTCGCCACCGCCGCGCAGGGCCGGCGAATCGCCGACCTGATCCGCGCGCAGTTGCTGAAGCCGGGCGGACTGACCACGAGCCTGGAGCGGAACGGCCAGCAATGGGACAGTCCGAATGGCTGGGCGCCGATGCAGTGGATGACGGTGATGGGCCTGCGCGGTTATGGCGAAAACGAGCTGGCGGGCATGATCGCGCAGCGCTGGATCGAGCGCGAGGTCGCGGCCTACGCGCAGTCGGGCGTACTGCTCGAGAAGTATAACGTCCGGACGGTCGAGGCCGACGCGACTGCCGGTGGAGGGGGTGAGTATCCATTGCAGGTCGGCTTCGGCTGGACCAACGGCGTGCTCGTGAGCCTGATGCATCTGTATCCGCGAAACACGCAGGCAAGTCTGGACGCGCATCCCAAGGCTGCCGTCCGACCCTGA
- a CDS encoding MFS transporter encodes MDRSSDASRTVVGCLLATVVSSTPVVNATFGVFLVPISRDLHWPRARVSLVLIIMAVLCAATYPLVGRLADRIGVRRVALVGNLLFAASVASLSFTGGSAFRTYMLFALLGIASAIPSAMLYAKLVSAWFSQRRGLLLGLVGGVGNGVGCTLMPMLAGAAVAGWGWRNAYLALGLVVLCVGLPAIVLLLRDPPAGPAATSGPSPEADGLTLARSMRTVRFWSILGVMALGAGSLTAVFTHVVAMLTDRGIGLPIATLSVGVIAMTGSFWQLVLGTVLDRTGSPRIMAPFFLLAAAGLAILGTAISPAALLAGAFLIGLGIGTDYGAIPYLVGRYFGLRAYGAICGMIFGINVIVLGISPFLTDLVYDRTGSYTLALLAIGACLVLCAALCLTLPRYGQARRMPTLRVQELHC; translated from the coding sequence ATGGATCGCAGCTCCGACGCGTCGCGGACGGTGGTGGGTTGCCTGCTCGCCACGGTGGTGAGCAGCACGCCGGTGGTGAACGCCACCTTCGGCGTGTTCCTGGTGCCGATCTCGCGCGACTTGCACTGGCCCCGCGCACGCGTGTCGCTGGTGCTGATCATCATGGCGGTGCTCTGTGCGGCAACCTATCCGCTGGTCGGCCGGCTGGCAGACCGGATCGGCGTGCGCCGCGTGGCACTGGTGGGCAACCTGCTGTTCGCTGCCAGCGTGGCGTCGCTCTCCTTCACCGGCGGCAGCGCGTTTCGCACCTACATGCTGTTCGCTCTGCTCGGCATCGCCTCGGCGATCCCGAGCGCCATGCTCTACGCCAAGCTGGTCTCCGCGTGGTTCAGCCAGCGACGCGGCCTCCTGCTCGGCCTGGTCGGCGGCGTCGGCAATGGCGTCGGCTGCACACTGATGCCGATGCTGGCAGGTGCGGCGGTCGCCGGATGGGGCTGGCGCAATGCCTACCTGGCGCTCGGCCTCGTGGTGCTGTGCGTCGGCCTGCCGGCGATCGTGCTGCTCCTGCGCGACCCGCCGGCAGGCCCGGCCGCAACATCCGGCCCGTCGCCCGAGGCGGACGGGCTGACCCTGGCCCGATCGATGCGCACCGTGCGGTTCTGGTCGATCCTGGGGGTCATGGCGCTGGGAGCCGGATCGCTGACCGCGGTGTTCACCCATGTGGTCGCAATGCTCACCGATCGCGGCATCGGCCTGCCGATCGCCACGCTGTCGGTCGGCGTCATCGCCATGACCGGATCGTTCTGGCAACTCGTGCTCGGTACCGTGCTGGACCGCACCGGCAGCCCGCGCATCATGGCGCCGTTCTTTCTGCTGGCGGCAGCCGGGCTCGCGATCCTCGGCACCGCGATCAGTCCTGCAGCGCTGCTGGCCGGCGCGTTCCTGATCGGGCTCGGCATCGGCACCGACTATGGCGCCATCCCCTACCTGGTCGGCCGATATTTCGGACTGCGCGCGTATGGCGCGATCTGCGGCATGATCTTCGGGATCAATGTGATCGTGCTGGGCATCTCGCCGTTCCTGACCGACTTGGTCTATGACCGCACCGGCTCCTATACCCTCGCCCTCCTGGCAATCGGCGCATGCCTGGTGCTATGTGCCGCACTCTGCCTGACCTTGCCGCGCTACGGGCAGGCGCGCCGGATGCCGACGCTCCGGGTTCAGGAACTGCACTGCTGA
- a CDS encoding 2-aminoethylphosphonate--pyruvate transaminase produces MRTTIHADAPRRLLLTPGPLTTSDPTRAVLDRDWGSRDTDFIELTTRLRLRLTAIAGGTGTHETVLLPGSGTFAVEAALQSLVPRDGLVLLLVNGAYGRRMAEMLRRIGRLHVVREWAEDEQVDAGELDRMLMADASITDVAVVHCETTSGLLNPIEAVAAVVNRHGRRMLVDAMSSFGALPIDASAMHLTAVMASSNKGLEGVPGVGFVVVDSAHLAGCAGNSTSLSLDLYDQAEGFRRNGQWRFTPPVQVAAALDAALDQFDAEGGVAARGARYRRLHAMLVDGMRTLGFETYLSPELQAPIIVTFKDPGPPFEFEPFYDALQRAGIVIYPGKLTRAPSFRIGCIGAITEDDMRRALTVIGQHCRQ; encoded by the coding sequence TTGAGAACCACGATCCACGCAGACGCTCCACGCAGGCTCCTTCTGACCCCGGGACCGTTGACCACCAGCGACCCGACCCGCGCCGTTCTGGACCGGGACTGGGGGTCGCGGGACACCGACTTCATCGAGCTCACGACGCGCCTGCGCCTGCGCCTGACCGCCATCGCCGGCGGCACCGGCACGCACGAGACGGTGCTGCTGCCCGGTAGCGGCACCTTTGCGGTCGAGGCGGCGCTGCAGAGCCTAGTGCCGCGTGACGGGCTGGTGCTGCTGCTGGTGAATGGCGCTTACGGACGGCGCATGGCCGAGATGCTGCGCCGGATCGGTCGCTTGCATGTGGTTCGCGAGTGGGCCGAGGACGAGCAGGTCGATGCAGGCGAGCTCGACCGAATGCTGATGGCGGACGCGTCCATCACCGATGTCGCCGTGGTCCATTGCGAAACCACCAGCGGGCTGCTCAACCCGATCGAGGCGGTGGCTGCGGTCGTGAACCGTCACGGCCGGCGGATGCTGGTGGATGCGATGAGCAGCTTCGGGGCCTTGCCGATCGACGCGTCCGCAATGCACCTGACCGCGGTCATGGCATCGTCCAACAAGGGGCTGGAAGGCGTGCCGGGCGTCGGCTTCGTGGTGGTGGACAGTGCGCACCTGGCTGGCTGCGCAGGCAACTCCACCAGCCTCAGCCTCGATTTGTACGACCAGGCGGAAGGGTTCCGGCGCAACGGCCAGTGGCGTTTCACGCCGCCGGTGCAGGTTGCCGCAGCACTCGATGCGGCCCTCGACCAGTTCGACGCGGAAGGCGGGGTGGCGGCGCGGGGTGCGCGCTATCGCCGCCTGCATGCCATGCTTGTCGACGGAATGCGGACGCTCGGCTTCGAGACCTACCTGTCGCCGGAGCTGCAGGCCCCGATCATCGTCACCTTCAAGGATCCGGGTCCGCCGTTCGAATTCGAGCCCTTCTACGACGCGCTGCAGCGTGCGGGCATCGTGATCTATCCGGGCAAACTGACCAGGGCGCCCAGTTTTCGCATCGGCTGCATCGGTGCGATCACCGAGGACGACATGCGGCGGGCTCTGACGGTCATCGGACAGCACTGCAGGCAGTAG
- the ribB gene encoding 3,4-dihydroxy-2-butanone-4-phosphate synthase — protein MTSKPLTPSIEAAIEALRAGRMVIMTDDLDRENEGDLVIAAEFATPEAINFMVTHARGLVCLALEEARVEQLALPMMVVDNRAPRTTAFTVSIEATEGVTTGISAHDRARTIQAAVAAEAVPGDLISPGHVFPLRAVKGGVLARTGHTEGSIDLARLAGLRPAAVICEVMSAGGDMARMPELRAFGIEHGMPIVTIAELVEYLSEPVVTHIATTSLPVGSFGTDGTAVFEMHAFRDTAGAEHLALVKGNPGQAPATRPPLVRLHSECVTGDVFGSLRCDCGSQLHAAMDRISSADSGVLVYLRDQEGRGIGLANKVRAYELQDQGLDTIEANHRLGFAADARDWTVAAAILRHLGVQTLALLTNNPAKITALEERGFTVAASPSLETAPTAYNQAYLRTKRDRMGHTLHAEMSSAAQNDLPHAAE, from the coding sequence ATGACCTCGAAACCCCTGACACCGTCCATCGAAGCGGCCATCGAGGCGCTGCGTGCCGGCCGCATGGTCATCATGACCGACGACCTGGATCGCGAGAACGAGGGCGACCTGGTCATCGCGGCGGAGTTCGCGACCCCGGAGGCCATCAACTTCATGGTCACCCATGCCCGCGGACTGGTCTGCCTGGCGCTCGAAGAGGCTCGGGTCGAGCAGCTTGCCCTGCCGATGATGGTCGTCGACAACCGGGCGCCCCGGACCACCGCCTTCACCGTCTCGATCGAAGCCACCGAAGGCGTCACCACCGGCATCTCCGCGCATGACCGCGCCCGCACCATCCAGGCGGCGGTCGCAGCCGAGGCCGTGCCGGGCGACCTGATCTCGCCCGGTCACGTGTTCCCGTTGCGCGCCGTGAAGGGGGGGGTGCTGGCCCGGACCGGCCACACCGAGGGCTCGATCGACCTGGCGCGCCTGGCAGGATTGCGGCCGGCGGCGGTGATCTGCGAGGTCATGAGCGCCGGCGGCGACATGGCGCGGATGCCCGAGCTACGCGCGTTCGGCATCGAGCATGGCATGCCGATCGTGACCATCGCCGAACTCGTCGAATATCTGTCCGAGCCGGTCGTTACCCATATCGCCACCACCAGCCTGCCGGTCGGGTCGTTCGGGACCGATGGTACCGCCGTCTTCGAGATGCATGCGTTCCGCGATACGGCCGGCGCCGAGCATCTGGCGCTGGTCAAGGGCAATCCCGGCCAGGCTCCGGCCACTCGCCCGCCGCTGGTCCGGCTGCACTCCGAGTGCGTGACCGGCGACGTGTTCGGCTCGCTCCGGTGTGACTGCGGATCGCAACTGCATGCGGCGATGGACCGCATCTCCAGCGCCGACTCCGGCGTGCTGGTCTATCTGCGCGACCAGGAAGGCCGGGGCATCGGCCTCGCCAACAAGGTCCGTGCCTATGAGCTGCAGGATCAGGGCCTGGACACGATCGAGGCCAACCATCGGCTGGGCTTCGCGGCCGACGCACGCGACTGGACGGTCGCCGCCGCGATCCTGCGTCACCTCGGGGTGCAGACGCTGGCCCTGCTGACCAACAACCCTGCCAAGATCACCGCTCTCGAGGAACGCGGCTTCACCGTCGCCGCAAGTCCGTCGCTCGAAACCGCGCCCACCGCCTACAACCAGGCCTATCTGCGGACCAAGCGCGACCGGATGGGACACACACTGCATGCGGAGATGTCATCCGCTGCACAGAACGACCTCCCGCACGCAGCCGAATAG
- a CDS encoding DUF2382 domain-containing protein has translation MTLPSDIEILRLHAEKLEVGKRVRETGRVTVSTVTHTRDQLVEELVSNERVEIEHLVIDRMVDEMPAVREEGDTIIIPIVEEVVVVERRLMLRKEVRITRVRSTHHYHEVVQLRSQEAVVSRTAADVPTDHVQVKPKEDHDA, from the coding sequence TTGACGCTGCCATCGGACATCGAAATTCTTCGGCTCCATGCCGAAAAACTCGAGGTTGGCAAGCGGGTTCGGGAAACCGGCCGTGTCACCGTATCGACCGTCACCCATACGCGCGATCAGCTCGTCGAGGAGTTGGTGTCCAACGAACGTGTCGAGATCGAGCATCTCGTCATCGACCGCATGGTCGACGAGATGCCGGCGGTTCGTGAGGAAGGTGACACCATCATTATTCCGATCGTGGAGGAGGTCGTCGTCGTAGAGCGACGCCTCATGCTCAGGAAGGAAGTGCGTATCACCCGGGTCAGAAGCACCCATCACTACCATGAAGTGGTGCAGCTTCGCTCCCAGGAAGCCGTCGTTTCCAGAACGGCAGCAGACGTGCCGACCGATCATGTCCAAGTCAAACCCAAGGAAGATCACGATGCCTAG
- a CDS encoding YihY/virulence factor BrkB family protein: MKQATRPNVFLLAALAAAGTMLPDQRSREIRRTQSQPEPLAARPPPGEKKAPSANDPAVEQPGASAESPGEIPLKGWWNVLKRAGAGFSEDRVMAEAAGVTFYGLLALFPAIASLISLYGLFSNPATLNDQLEGLGGIVPGGGLDIIKAQIGALTASGHKALGFGAVAGVATSIWSANAGMKSLFDALNVVYHEHEKRSFVRLTVTSLTFTLGAFGFIIIALLAVVVVPLVLNFVGFGGATDMLLDLARWPFMLIVLMGALALIYRYGPSRNNARWAWVSWGSVAAAILWVLVSLGFSYYVSNFGNYNKTYGSLGAVIGFMTWIWISSIVVLMGAELNAELEQQTERDTTVGPDKPRGSRGAYKADTKP; encoded by the coding sequence ATGAAGCAGGCGACCCGACCGAACGTATTCCTGCTTGCCGCCCTGGCGGCTGCCGGTACCATGCTCCCGGATCAGCGGTCACGGGAGATACGGCGGACGCAATCCCAGCCTGAGCCGCTTGCAGCCCGGCCTCCACCTGGCGAGAAGAAAGCGCCGTCCGCCAACGACCCTGCTGTCGAGCAGCCCGGGGCTTCGGCCGAAAGCCCGGGCGAGATCCCGCTCAAGGGCTGGTGGAATGTGCTCAAGCGCGCGGGCGCCGGGTTCAGCGAGGACCGCGTCATGGCGGAGGCGGCCGGTGTCACCTTCTACGGTCTGCTCGCCCTGTTCCCGGCGATCGCAAGTCTGATCTCGCTGTATGGGTTGTTCAGCAATCCGGCCACCCTGAACGATCAGCTCGAGGGGCTGGGCGGGATCGTTCCCGGAGGCGGGCTTGACATCATCAAGGCACAGATCGGCGCACTGACCGCAAGCGGCCACAAGGCGCTCGGCTTCGGCGCGGTCGCCGGTGTCGCGACCTCGATCTGGAGTGCGAATGCCGGCATGAAGTCGCTCTTCGACGCGCTGAACGTGGTTTATCATGAGCATGAAAAACGCAGCTTCGTGCGGCTGACGGTGACGTCGCTGACCTTCACGCTGGGCGCCTTCGGCTTCATCATCATTGCCCTGCTCGCGGTGGTGGTGGTTCCCCTGGTGCTGAACTTCGTGGGCTTCGGTGGTGCGACAGACATGCTGCTGGACCTGGCGCGGTGGCCGTTCATGCTGATCGTGCTGATGGGCGCGCTGGCGTTGATCTATCGCTACGGTCCCAGCCGAAACAACGCGCGCTGGGCCTGGGTAAGCTGGGGAAGTGTCGCGGCCGCCATCCTATGGGTGCTCGTGTCCCTCGGCTTTTCCTACTACGTCTCCAATTTTGGCAACTACAACAAGACATACGGCTCGCTGGGCGCGGTGATCGGCTTCATGACCTGGATCTGGATATCCAGCATCGTCGTGCTCATGGGAGCCGAGCTGAACGCCGAACTCGAGCAGCAGACGGAGCGGGATACTACGGTCGGCCCCGATAAGCCGAGAGGAAGCCGTGGCGCCTACAAGGCGGACACGAAACCTTGA
- a CDS encoding S53 family peptidase: MTETRHSASTGRAARTGFRTINGSCRALPEGSQHAGDVPADHIIEASIYLQPRDEAAITARLAAIADPDARRSALSDARTELYRGDMREVSDYATLHGLTVTLLAPARRLIRVAGSPSAIEAAFGTKLSLYRNGSTEFRGHDGDIQLPEHLHALVESVLGLDSRAVAHTRIVRPHQAQPNGLEPNKLAVLYDFPTGVDGTGVTIALIELGGGFSASDNTAAFKAMGLKVPRVIAVSVDGGLNTTGSDADGEVALDIQVAGGLAPGAELAVYFAPNTDAGFSDAISQAVHDTTNKPSVISISWGGPESSWTSQSVATMNSVLQDASGLGISVYVASGDSLATDGVDDGKAHVDFPASSPYAIGCGGTHIDVSGSAVSSEVVWNDGAAGGGGTGGGISDLFDIPTFQAGIALPASVNGGRKGRGVPDVAGDAAPGSGYLVVVGGKKEVVGGTSAVAPLWAGLTALINQKARVPVGFLPDFLYPQVKAGKALTVEITTGDNKPEGSALGYAAGPVWNACTGLGRPDGKALFAALTARTATATV; the protein is encoded by the coding sequence ATGACCGAGACCAGACACTCCGCTTCAACCGGCCGTGCCGCCCGGACCGGTTTCCGCACTATAAACGGCAGTTGCCGCGCATTGCCGGAGGGTAGCCAGCACGCCGGCGACGTTCCGGCGGACCATATTATCGAGGCCAGCATCTATCTGCAGCCGCGCGACGAAGCAGCAATCACCGCCAGGCTCGCCGCCATCGCCGATCCGGACGCACGCCGGAGCGCGCTGTCCGATGCGCGCACCGAGCTCTACCGCGGCGACATGCGGGAGGTGTCGGACTATGCGACCTTGCACGGCCTGACCGTGACCCTGCTGGCTCCAGCCAGACGGCTGATCAGGGTCGCCGGCAGCCCCTCGGCGATCGAGGCGGCGTTCGGCACCAAGCTGTCGCTGTACCGGAACGGCAGCACCGAGTTCCGTGGCCATGACGGCGATATCCAGCTTCCCGAGCATCTGCATGCGCTGGTCGAATCCGTGCTGGGGCTGGACAGCCGTGCCGTCGCGCACACAAGGATCGTGCGTCCGCATCAGGCGCAGCCGAACGGGCTGGAGCCGAACAAGCTCGCGGTGCTGTACGATTTTCCGACCGGGGTGGACGGCACCGGCGTGACCATTGCGCTGATCGAGCTCGGCGGCGGCTTCAGCGCATCGGATAATACCGCCGCGTTCAAGGCGATGGGGCTGAAGGTGCCGCGGGTGATCGCGGTCTCGGTCGATGGCGGCCTCAACACCACCGGCTCCGATGCGGATGGCGAGGTGGCGCTCGATATCCAGGTCGCCGGCGGTCTGGCCCCGGGCGCCGAACTCGCGGTCTATTTCGCACCCAACACCGATGCCGGGTTTTCCGACGCGATCAGCCAGGCGGTGCACGACACCACCAACAAGCCGTCGGTGATCTCGATCTCGTGGGGCGGGCCCGAAAGCAGCTGGACCTCGCAGTCGGTCGCCACCATGAATTCGGTGCTGCAGGACGCGAGCGGGCTCGGTATCTCGGTCTATGTCGCGTCCGGCGATAGCCTGGCGACCGACGGGGTCGATGACGGCAAGGCGCATGTCGATTTCCCGGCATCCTCGCCATACGCGATCGGCTGCGGCGGCACCCACATCGACGTCAGCGGCAGCGCGGTCAGCAGCGAGGTGGTGTGGAACGACGGCGCGGCCGGCGGCGGCGGAACCGGTGGCGGCATCAGCGACCTGTTCGACATCCCCACCTTCCAGGCCGGGATCGCCCTTCCCGCCAGCGTGAATGGCGGGCGCAAGGGGCGCGGCGTCCCGGACGTGGCCGGCGATGCGGCACCCGGCAGCGGCTACCTGGTGGTGGTCGGCGGCAAAAAAGAGGTGGTCGGCGGCACCAGCGCGGTGGCTCCGCTCTGGGCCGGACTGACCGCGCTGATCAACCAGAAGGCGAGGGTGCCGGTCGGCTTCCTGCCGGACTTCCTGTATCCGCAGGTGAAGGCAGGCAAGGCGCTGACGGTGGAGATCACCACAGGCGACAACAAGCCCGAGGGCTCGGCGCTCGGCTACGCGGCCGGTCCGGTCTGGAACGCCTGCACCGGGCTCGGCCGGCCGGACGGCAAGGCATTGTTTGCCGCACTGACCGCACGAACTGCAACCGCGACCGTCTGA
- a CDS encoding YsnF/AvaK domain-containing protein: MPSETIVAVFDTAAHADAAIRDLMTAGIPASSIEHYAQDSKAAGVNTADASVGANEHRGFWGWLTGGDDATTDHHALYDQSIQSGGTVVTVIANNADVEGINEILDRHDPIDMDERHSQYSSSGSYGAATAPAVATSGTVAPSAQVTTAGGATEEVISLSEETLAVGKREVDRGTTRVRRYVVERPIEEQVRLRNETVSVFRRPVTGGAAVGADAFTNREITMTETDEEAVIAKSAHVVEEVVVQKGVEERVETIKDTLRREEVEIDGPNSGTATTSTGATGADRTRMPGI, translated from the coding sequence ATGCCTAGTGAAACGATTGTAGCCGTTTTCGATACGGCCGCCCACGCCGATGCGGCGATCAGGGACCTGATGACCGCCGGCATCCCGGCCAGCTCGATCGAGCATTACGCCCAGGACTCGAAGGCTGCAGGCGTCAACACTGCAGACGCGAGTGTCGGCGCAAACGAGCATCGCGGGTTCTGGGGCTGGCTGACCGGCGGGGACGACGCAACGACTGATCATCACGCTCTCTACGACCAGAGCATACAGTCCGGCGGTACGGTCGTTACGGTCATTGCCAACAATGCCGATGTCGAAGGGATCAACGAGATCCTCGACCGTCACGACCCGATCGACATGGATGAGCGCCATTCGCAATACAGCTCGTCCGGTTCCTACGGTGCCGCCACGGCACCGGCCGTCGCCACGTCGGGCACGGTTGCGCCATCCGCACAGGTCACGACAGCCGGAGGTGCCACCGAGGAAGTCATCTCGCTGTCCGAGGAGACCCTGGCGGTCGGCAAGCGTGAGGTCGATCGCGGCACAACGCGGGTGCGCCGTTATGTCGTCGAGCGTCCGATCGAGGAGCAGGTCAGGCTGCGGAACGAGACCGTGTCGGTGTTCCGCCGCCCGGTGACCGGCGGTGCCGCGGTCGGCGCCGATGCGTTCACCAACCGCGAAATCACCATGACCGAGACCGACGAGGAGGCGGTTATCGCCAAGAGCGCGCACGTCGTCGAGGAAGTCGTCGTGCAGAAAGGCGTCGAGGAGCGGGTCGAGACGATCAAGGACACGCTGCGTCGCGAGGAAGTCGAGATCGACGGCCCGAACTCCGGGACCGCGACCACCAGCACCGGAGCGACCGGCGCCGACAGGACCCGGATGCCCGGTATCTGA
- the ribH gene encoding 6,7-dimethyl-8-ribityllumazine synthase, with amino-acid sequence MSTNAPAALPDFRFATPPRIALVVSRFNEDITGGLRKGALEWLGEHAISVADADLIAAPGAFELPLIAQALARTGRYHGVICLGCVIKGDTAHFEFISLGAATGLMQASLATGVPIAFGILTTYTEEQAIVRSRPDAHNKGREAAAACVESIAILQAIAS; translated from the coding sequence ATGAGCACCAATGCCCCCGCCGCCCTGCCTGATTTCCGGTTCGCCACCCCACCGCGGATCGCCCTCGTGGTCAGTCGGTTCAACGAAGACATCACCGGCGGCCTCCGCAAGGGCGCGCTGGAATGGCTCGGCGAGCATGCGATCAGCGTCGCCGACGCCGACCTGATCGCCGCTCCTGGCGCGTTCGAGCTGCCCTTGATCGCCCAGGCGCTGGCCCGGACCGGCCGCTACCACGGGGTGATCTGCCTCGGCTGCGTCATCAAGGGCGACACCGCGCATTTCGAATTCATCAGCCTGGGCGCAGCAACCGGTCTGATGCAGGCCTCGCTGGCAACCGGCGTGCCTATCGCGTTCGGCATCCTCACCACCTACACCGAGGAGCAGGCCATCGTCCGCTCACGCCCCGATGCCCACAACAAGGGACGCGAGGCCGCCGCCGCCTGCGTCGAGAGCATCGCCATCCTGCAAGCGATCGCTTCTTGA